A single Leptolyngbya ohadii IS1 DNA region contains:
- a CDS encoding DUF427 domain-containing protein, with amino-acid sequence MPKAIWNGAVLAESDRFEKVEGNIYFPPDSIKSEYFKPSDTHTTCPWKGIASYYTIEVEGQQNKDAAWYYPQAKDAAKNIEGYVAFWRGVKVES; translated from the coding sequence ATGCCGAAGGCAATCTGGAACGGTGCAGTTTTAGCGGAAAGCGATCGCTTCGAGAAGGTGGAAGGCAATATTTACTTTCCGCCCGATTCGATCAAGTCGGAATACTTTAAGCCCAGTGACACCCATACCACCTGTCCCTGGAAGGGCATTGCCAGCTATTACACGATCGAGGTAGAAGGACAGCAGAACAAGGATGCTGCCTGGTATTATCCCCAAGCGAAGGATGCCGCGAAGAATATCGAGGGCTATGTGGCTTTCTGGCGTGGGGTGAAGGTGGAGTCGTAG